The following nucleotide sequence is from Chryseobacterium sp. CY350.
AAAAGATATTCATGTAAGAGAGATTACTCTCGGCGCACCGGAATTTATGCCCGAAAGAGGCAGACTGGCAGAGGTTTTTGTTGAAGTTTAATCTTTACTATTAATTATTTAAATCTAAAAACATGTTAAGAAATTATAGTAACAGCAGGACATTGGGAGACAATATAAGACTGGGGACGCTGACTGCCTTTACGGCAGGAACTATAAATATAGCATCTCTATTAATATTTTTATCCTTTACCTCAAACGTGACAGGCCATTATGCCGTTTTTGCTGCAGAAATCAGTAAAGGAAACTGGTCGCAGGTGGCAGTCGTAGGCGCATGGATCTTTCTTTTCTTTTTCGGAAGCTTTACGGCCAATTTTTTCGTCATCAATTTCAATAAAAAAAGTAAATACTTTGCGCATGCAATGCCGCTGATCCTGGAAATCCTGTGTCTGGTCTCCGTAGGTTTTTATGGTCAGTTTTACTATCAGAAGACTTTAGAAGAAGCAGAATTTCTTGTAGCACTAATGCTTTTTGCGACAGGGCTTCAAAATGGTTTGACGGCAAGTATCTCCAACTTTTTGGTAAAAACAACTCACCTTACAGGTACTACTACCGATTTAGGAATACTGGCCTCTATGTTTACCCATAAAAAATACAGGAAAAACCCTGAGCTGATCGCCAGAGCAAAGCTTCTAACAAGTATTATGTGTTCTTACGTTTTAGGAGCAGTTTTCTCAGGACTGGTTTATTATTCACTAGAATTCAGTGTGTTTTATGTGATCAGCCTTTGTTTACTTGTAGTAATAGGATATGATTTTTATAAAATCAACATCAGACACTTCAGAACCAATTACAGATATGCAAAAATCTATAATAAACCGAATGTAATGGCATTCATGTATGATAAAATACATGGCAATGGTGAGGTGATGATCAAAGAAACCAGAAAAGAAAAGTCTAAACTTGTTTTGGAGGAAACTTAAAAAGCTATTAATCAATTTGACAGCACAAATCATATATACTTAGTTTTTGTAGCCTCTGTTTGTTTTGCAAATGGAGGCTTTTTGCATCTGACTTTCGTTTTTGAAAAGCCGTCGGGATTCCCGACGAGCAGAAATGGTTTCGGTTCTTGCTGTCGGACTTTCCGACGGAGCAAATCCAAAAAAGGAAAGGCCGTCGGAAAGTCCGACGAGGCAAACCAAAATGGTTTCATGCCGTCGGGAACTCCGACAGCATGAACTGGAAAAAAGAAAGCCCGTCGGATGTTCCGACAGCCTGATCCCTTTTTTTTCAAATATTTTCTTCCGACAGACAACATAGATTTAATCCTTAATCTTTAATTCATGACCTAATTATTTTAATTCTTATTTGCTTTGACTATTTTTGTAAGTTCATTTACCTTTTTATGTCAGATATTATTCAGCTTTTACCGGATCATGTAGCCAACCAAATTGCAGCAGGTGAAGTGGTGCAGCGGCCTGCATCCATCGTAAAAGAACTTTTGGAAAACGCAATTGATGCCGGAGCTTCAAAAATAGAGCTGATTATAAGAGATGCGGGTAAAAACCTCATTCAGGTGGTTGATGATGGCAAAGGAATGTCTGAAACCGATGCTAGAATGGCCTTCGAAAGACACGCCACTTCAAAAATACGGGCAACGGATGATATTTTTAAAATTGCTACAAAAGGTTTCAGAGGCGAGGCTTTGGCATCCATCGCTGCAGTTTCTCAGGTCGAATTGAAAACTAAGCAGGAAGATTCTGCACTCGGAACCAATATTTATATCGAAGGTGGAATTTTCCAGTTTCAGGATCCTGTGCAGACTGCTGAAGGATCTAATTTTTTGGTTAAAAATCTTTTCTACAACGTTCCGGCAAGAAGAAAATTCCTCAAAAACAATAATATAGAATTCAGACACGTCATAGATGAATTTCAACGTGTGGCTTTGGCTCATGAGAATATAGAATTTTCTATGTTTCATGACGATGAGCCCGTTTTCAGACTGAGAAAAGGGACACAGATGCAGAGAATTGTAGATGTTTTCGGAAGAAAATTGCATCCGCAACTCATTCCTATAAAAGAAGATATTCTCTGGTGCAAACTTCACGGTTTTGTTGCCAAACCTGAAGGCGCAAAAAAAACCCGTGGTGAGCAGTTTCTTTTCGTGAACGGAAGATTTTTTAAAAGTCCATATTTCAACAAAGCAGTTCAGGAAGCTTTTGACGGACTTCTTTTACCAGGATATATTCCTACATTTTTTCTTTTTCTGGAATTAGATCCCGAGAAAATTGATGTGAATATTCATCCACAGAAAACGGAGGTTAAATTTGAAGACGAGCATTTAATTTTTGCTTTGATCCGCTCTACCATCAAAAGGTCATTAGGAATTTACAACATCGCGCCAAGTCTCGACTTTGAGAAAGATCCGCATTTGGATGAGATGATGCAGAAAAGTTTCCCAAGCAGAAGCAACAATACCGGAAATTTAAAAATGCCGGAAATTATTGTAGATCGCGATTATAATCCTTTTCTGGAAGAAAGAGAAGTAGGGAAAACGGAAATTCATAATCTTACAGAAATGTACCATCAGAATATTTCTGCTGAGCCTTCGAAGATCAATCTTTTTGAAGACGAAGATTTTGATGAAGATCTGATGCGACTGCCGAACGGATATTGGCTGTTCAACAAAGGTGACAGAACGCTGATGCTGGATCTTGGCAGAATGCACCGATTGCTGGTTGCCGAAAATAATAAGAACGTAAAAAAAGGAAACGCCAGCCATGCCTTACTTTTCTCACTAGAGTATCATATGAATGAAATTGAGAAGAATAAATATCGTTCTATCAAAAAATTTCTTCCCGAACTGGGATTTGACATGAAAATTGCACATGAGAACGTGCTGAGAATAGACACCGTTCCTGAAGGATTAAAAGAAACGCAGGTCATGAAATTCCTCGAAAACCTTTTTGATATTCTGGAATATAAAACTGAAGACGAATTTATGCAGTTCTACCACAATCAATGGGCGAAAATGCAGTCGAAATCGAGGTTTGATTTTATTTATAAAGCTGATGCGGAACAAGTGATTAAAGACTTTACGGCATTGGGTTTCCCGGAATTTTTACCCAACGGAAAAAGATGTTTTTATGAAGTTCCGTTTAATGATTTAAAAAATAAATTTTAAAAAGATGTTTAATAATATACCGCCGATTACACGAAATTTAATTATACTGAATGTTGTAGTATATTTGGCTTCTTTCATAATTCCTGAGATCAACTTTTATCTTGCCGGATATTTCCCTTATTCTCCATATTTTGAATCATGGCAGATTGTTACTCACATGTTTATGCACGCAAGTCCAATGCATATCTTATTTAATATGTTTACTTTATTTAGCTTTGGACCTATTTTAGAACAAAGTCTGGGAGATAAAAAATACCTGATTCTTTATTTTCTAAGTGGCTTAGGCGCTTTCTTTCTGTTTAATTTGTGGAATCTTATAGAATATCAAAGCATCTATAATCAACTTGACGCTATCGGATTTAATGTAAAAGACTATGTCAGTGATCCTACAGGTTATTTAGCTTCTACAAAAGCTGCGATTGGAAACAATAATGACTTATTGAATAAACTAAATTCAATTATATTTGGTCGTATGGTTGGTGCATCGGGAGCAATCTTTGGTGTCATTGCTGCATTTGCAACTTTATATCCTGATGCTAAAATCGGAATTCTTTTTATTCCGATTCCGGTAAAGGTAAAATATGTGCTGCCCATTATTGTGATCGGATCAATTTATCTGGGAGTTACAGGAAATGGAGGCGGAATTGCTCATTTGGCTCACGTTGGTGGTGCTATTGTAGGTTTTATCCTTGCCAGAATCTGGAGGAAACATTTATACAGATTTAATTAAAATATTGTGAAAATCATTCGGCTCGTCCTTCTTATCCTGCATTTTGGAATATTATTTTTGTTAATCGGTGTTTTGCTGAATGCTTATATCCCGCCAAAAGTATTTCCATGGTTTAATCTACTGTCTTTAGTATTTCCTCTTTTAATAACAGGATATATTCTACTCACATTTTTCTGGATTTTCTCATGGAAAAAAAGAGCCTTTGTGTTTATGTTTGTGGGATTGTTTTTCTTAAATCCCGTGAAACGGTGGGTTAATTATTCGACAGATAAAAAGGAGGTTGCTAATCTAAAAATCGTTACTTTTAACATAAAGGGCGGAAAATTTGGTCTCGAAAACATCAACAGGTTTGTGAATGATCAAAACGCTGACATTGTTCTTATTCAGGAAGATGCAGACTTCGAATATCATTTTAATGGTCTTAAAAAAGATTTTAAAAATCCCATCGTCGGCACATATTCAAAATATAAAACGGTAGCACACAAAGAACTGTTTCAAGGAATGTACAGCGAAGAGTTTAACGCGTTTGCAGAGTATACCGATATTGAGATCAAAGGAAAAACATACCGTATCATCAACACCTATTTGCAGCCATTTAAATTTGAAAAAAGCATGGTAAAGCTTAATGGAAACAGTCAGCAGGACGAGCAAAAGGTAAAAGGTATTATTAGAAGGCTTATTCCGGCCTTTAAAATGCATCAGGAGCAGATAGCAATCATCAGAAGAAGTATTGACGAATCGCCTTATCCCGTAATTTTAACCGGAGATCTAAATTCTGTTCCCAATTCCTACGAATACTATCATTTGGGTAAAGGTTTAAATGACGCTTTCTTTGAAGCCGGAAAAGGAAGCGGTACCAGTTTCCATGATTACAAATATCCTTTGCGAATTGATTTTGTTTTCGTCTCACCATCAATAAAACCCGTCAGTTATCATGTAGACCGATCAGTAAAGCTTTCTGATCATTTTCCTGTGATTGCTACCTTCAGGCTAGAGTAAAAGCATTTAAAACGAAGCTTGGCAGAATTTTTGATACGCACCTCTCATATTAGAGATTTATGAAGCGTGCATATGTGTTTTTGTCTGTCCACATTTTTGTGATATTACTTTTGATGTGTACATTTGCTAATGCATGGATTGCTCCGCAATATTTCAGCAAACTCAATTTACTGTCTTTAGGCTTTCCTTATCTCATTCTCCTTCACCTTATTTTCACAATAGTCTGGGTTTTGAAAAAGAACAGAATTGCCATTGTATTTGCACTTTCTACATGTATGTTCTACAATCCTATACGCCGCTGGGTGAATTTCACGCCACAACAGACTTCACAGGTAAACAAAAATGACATAAAAGTTTTAACTTATAATGTAAAATACGGCAGTTCAGGATGGCCGACTATGAGAAAATACATTACAGACCAGAATGCAGACATCATTCTCGTGCAGGAAAAAGATACAGCCAGAGCTTTAAGAAAAGATTTGGTAAAATATCCTTTGGTCATCTTAAAGACCAAACATAAAATTCTGAGACAACAAGATCTATTTAACGACAAATCTAAAGGCAATTCTTTTTATGCTGATATCAACATCAACGGCAAAATTGTACGCGTCATCAATGTTTACCTGGAACCTTTCCGTTTAAACAAAAATATGCTCGGCATGAAAGATGAAGAGAATAAAAGGAAGGAAAAAAATAAAATCGCTTTACTCTTTTCAAGATTGATTCCGACTTTCAAAACCCATGAAGATCAGGTAAAAAAAATAAGACGAGCCGTCGACAGATCACCTTATCCTGTAATTTTAGCGGGAGATTTTAATTCGGTTCCCAATTCGTGGGAATATTATAATTTAGGAAAAGATCTTGATGACGCTTTTGTGGAAGCAGGAAACGGAAGCTCAACAAGTTTCCACGATTATAAATTTCCGTTGAGGATAGATTATATTTTTACTTCAAAAAGCATTAAATCATTAAGCTACAAAGTTGACTATTCTGTAAAATTATCAGATCATTATCCTGTAATTGCAGAATTTCTATTAAATTAGTTCCATGAAAAAATTTTTGGCCGCGGGATGTGTGAGTTTTGTTTTTTTGATTGCATGTTCAAAGAAGGAGCCTGCTAATCTTGAACAGACTCAAGCTGTGCAACCTCATTATGACACAACGGCTATTGATTCATTTTCTTCCGGAGCGACAACAGTAGATATCGTCCGGCAGATAAGAATGTCATCTCAAAAATATCAGGATTCGTTGAAGGAAGCCATAAAAGTTGAGCAGGAAGAGAAAAGAATGGAAGCAGAATTAGAAAAAGAAAATAAGAAAAAACAGGAGGACGAAAAGAAACAGAAAATAAAAGATAACAAAGACGTTTCTTCTCCTGTTACTCAATAATTATATTTAAAATATACACAATGAAAAAACAAATTATCGCAGCTTTTGCTGTATCAGCATTGATCGTAAGTTGCACGCAGTCGACTTCAAAAACGGAAAAGATTGAAAACCCGGACGGATCTGTAACCACAACAACCACTACCGAAAGCCATACAGGTTTTGTAGACACAGCAAAAGTAGATAAGGCTAAATCTGATGTAAAAACGACCGTTAACAAAACCGGAGAAAAGATCAACGAAGCCGGAAAAGACATTAAAGAAGAGGCCAACAAAGTTGGAAAAGACATCAAATCCGGTGCTAAAGAAGTGGGCGAGGATGTGAAAAGTACCGCCGCAAAAGGTGCCCAGAAAGTAGAAGAAGCTGCAAAAAAGCTGAAGGAAGATCTTAATAAATAAACAAAAACCGCAGATATCTCTGCGGTTTTTTTTATGACTGATTCATCTCCAATAGAGGATCAATGTATTCTCTGTCATTGCTGAGGCGCGGCACTTTGTTTTGACCGCCCAATTTTCCTTTAGACTCCAGCCAGCAATAGAATAAATTAGGTTTAGCGATGTGGATCACAGGTTTTTTCAGCGTAATGTTATTGTATCTTTTGGCTTCATAATCAGAATTGATTGCTTTCAGGTGCTGATCAAAAACATCTGTAAATTCATCAAGATTTTGTGGCTTTTCGCTAAATTCAAAAATCCATTCGTGTGCGCCGCTTTCATTTTCTTTCATAAAGATAGGAGCTCCCGTAAAATCTGTCACAGCTGATTTTGTTGCTTCACAAGCTTTAGTCAATGCAGATTCTACATTGGTAATCATTAGTTCTTCACCAAAAGCATTGATGTAATGTTTCGTTCTTCCTGTTATTTTTATTCTGAAGGGGTTGGTGGAAGTGAAAATAATGGTATCACCAATTAAATATCTCCATAAACCGCCATTGGTTGTGATCACCATTGCGTAATTTTTTCCGATTTCAACATCTTCAAGACTTACTACTTTGGGATTTGAACAGTAAAACTGATCCATCGGAATAAATTCGTAGAAAATACCGTAATCCAGCATCAGAAGCATTTCGTCGCTATTCGGTCTGTCCTGAATTCCGAAAAAACCTTCAGAAGCGTTGTAAATTTCGTAGTAATTGATATTCTTACCAATGATCTTTTTGTATTGATCTTTGTAAGGTTTAAAACTGATTCCACCATGAAAAAAAACTTCCAGGTTTGGCCAAAGTTCAGAAATACTTTCGACATCAGTTTCATTCAAAACTCTTTGTAAAAGTACCATCATCCAGCTTGGAACTCCCAAAATACTTCCAACATCTTCATTCTTGACTTCAGAAGTAATCGCTTTCAACTTGCTTTCCCACTCTCCCATCAGGGAAACTTTCTTACTCGGTGTTGTGGTAATTTCAACCCAAAAAGGCAGATTATCAATTAAAATTGCTGAAAGATCTCCGAATTTGGTGTTAAAATCTGCATACAGTTCTGAACTTCCGCCTAAGCGTAAATTTTTATTAGTAAATAGCTGATTTTCAGGATGATTATTAGCATAAATAGAAACCATGTCTTTGCCAGCTTTCATGTGGCAATATTCAAGACTTTCTGCGGAAATCGGGATGAATTTGCTTTTGGCATTCGTAGTTCCGGAAGATTTAGCAAAATGTTTGATGTAGCCAGGCCAGCTTACATCTTTATGCCCTTGTCTGGCTCTTTCAATATAAGGTTCAAAATCTTCGTAGGTCACTACAGGAACTTTATTTTTGAAATCCTGATAACTAGAAAT
It contains:
- a CDS encoding YoaK family protein is translated as MLRNYSNSRTLGDNIRLGTLTAFTAGTINIASLLIFLSFTSNVTGHYAVFAAEISKGNWSQVAVVGAWIFLFFFGSFTANFFVINFNKKSKYFAHAMPLILEILCLVSVGFYGQFYYQKTLEEAEFLVALMLFATGLQNGLTASISNFLVKTTHLTGTTTDLGILASMFTHKKYRKNPELIARAKLLTSIMCSYVLGAVFSGLVYYSLEFSVFYVISLCLLVVIGYDFYKINIRHFRTNYRYAKIYNKPNVMAFMYDKIHGNGEVMIKETRKEKSKLVLEET
- the mutL gene encoding DNA mismatch repair endonuclease MutL produces the protein MSDIIQLLPDHVANQIAAGEVVQRPASIVKELLENAIDAGASKIELIIRDAGKNLIQVVDDGKGMSETDARMAFERHATSKIRATDDIFKIATKGFRGEALASIAAVSQVELKTKQEDSALGTNIYIEGGIFQFQDPVQTAEGSNFLVKNLFYNVPARRKFLKNNNIEFRHVIDEFQRVALAHENIEFSMFHDDEPVFRLRKGTQMQRIVDVFGRKLHPQLIPIKEDILWCKLHGFVAKPEGAKKTRGEQFLFVNGRFFKSPYFNKAVQEAFDGLLLPGYIPTFFLFLELDPEKIDVNIHPQKTEVKFEDEHLIFALIRSTIKRSLGIYNIAPSLDFEKDPHLDEMMQKSFPSRSNNTGNLKMPEIIVDRDYNPFLEEREVGKTEIHNLTEMYHQNISAEPSKINLFEDEDFDEDLMRLPNGYWLFNKGDRTLMLDLGRMHRLLVAENNKNVKKGNASHALLFSLEYHMNEIEKNKYRSIKKFLPELGFDMKIAHENVLRIDTVPEGLKETQVMKFLENLFDILEYKTEDEFMQFYHNQWAKMQSKSRFDFIYKADAEQVIKDFTALGFPEFLPNGKRCFYEVPFNDLKNKF
- a CDS encoding rhomboid family intramembrane serine protease: MFNNIPPITRNLIILNVVVYLASFIIPEINFYLAGYFPYSPYFESWQIVTHMFMHASPMHILFNMFTLFSFGPILEQSLGDKKYLILYFLSGLGAFFLFNLWNLIEYQSIYNQLDAIGFNVKDYVSDPTGYLASTKAAIGNNNDLLNKLNSIIFGRMVGASGAIFGVIAAFATLYPDAKIGILFIPIPVKVKYVLPIIVIGSIYLGVTGNGGGIAHLAHVGGAIVGFILARIWRKHLYRFN
- a CDS encoding endonuclease/exonuclease/phosphatase family protein, with the protein product MKIIRLVLLILHFGILFLLIGVLLNAYIPPKVFPWFNLLSLVFPLLITGYILLTFFWIFSWKKRAFVFMFVGLFFLNPVKRWVNYSTDKKEVANLKIVTFNIKGGKFGLENINRFVNDQNADIVLIQEDADFEYHFNGLKKDFKNPIVGTYSKYKTVAHKELFQGMYSEEFNAFAEYTDIEIKGKTYRIINTYLQPFKFEKSMVKLNGNSQQDEQKVKGIIRRLIPAFKMHQEQIAIIRRSIDESPYPVILTGDLNSVPNSYEYYHLGKGLNDAFFEAGKGSGTSFHDYKYPLRIDFVFVSPSIKPVSYHVDRSVKLSDHFPVIATFRLE
- a CDS encoding endonuclease/exonuclease/phosphatase family protein, with translation MKRAYVFLSVHIFVILLLMCTFANAWIAPQYFSKLNLLSLGFPYLILLHLIFTIVWVLKKNRIAIVFALSTCMFYNPIRRWVNFTPQQTSQVNKNDIKVLTYNVKYGSSGWPTMRKYITDQNADIILVQEKDTARALRKDLVKYPLVILKTKHKILRQQDLFNDKSKGNSFYADININGKIVRVINVYLEPFRLNKNMLGMKDEENKRKEKNKIALLFSRLIPTFKTHEDQVKKIRRAVDRSPYPVILAGDFNSVPNSWEYYNLGKDLDDAFVEAGNGSSTSFHDYKFPLRIDYIFTSKSIKSLSYKVDYSVKLSDHYPVIAEFLLN
- a CDS encoding GH3 auxin-responsive promoter family protein, which produces MATKALFNTVVNWFIRQRIDQIQNFMDHPIETQNGILFSQLFHAEDTEYGKRYGFNTISSYQDFKNKVPVVTYEDFEPYIERARQGHKDVSWPGYIKHFAKSSGTTNAKSKFIPISAESLEYCHMKAGKDMVSIYANNHPENQLFTNKNLRLGGSSELYADFNTKFGDLSAILIDNLPFWVEITTTPSKKVSLMGEWESKLKAITSEVKNEDVGSILGVPSWMMVLLQRVLNETDVESISELWPNLEVFFHGGISFKPYKDQYKKIIGKNINYYEIYNASEGFFGIQDRPNSDEMLLMLDYGIFYEFIPMDQFYCSNPKVVSLEDVEIGKNYAMVITTNGGLWRYLIGDTIIFTSTNPFRIKITGRTKHYINAFGEELMITNVESALTKACEATKSAVTDFTGAPIFMKENESGAHEWIFEFSEKPQNLDEFTDVFDQHLKAINSDYEAKRYNNITLKKPVIHIAKPNLFYCWLESKGKLGGQNKVPRLSNDREYIDPLLEMNQS